One part of the Anaeromyxobacter sp. Fw109-5 genome encodes these proteins:
- the feoB gene encoding ferrous iron transport protein B — MTPPAPASASARAGDLERKQVVAASRAIILVGNPNVGKSALFGALTGKYVTVSNYPGTTVEVTRGSATIEGRPWHVMDTPGTNNLIPMSEDEQVTRDILLTERGYAAVQVCDAKNLRRGLLLATQLAEAEIPFTLALNMADEAASRGFRIDVERLSRELGVDVVPTVAVQRQGLAALQQRIDAGGRASPFRPRYDAAIEGALAELAPLMPKGGMGPRALAVMALVGDESLRPHLVAHVSEADLSRIDAVRRSVAARYPESLRFVVARQRLAAADRLHDAVVTRGGASASSGFARKLGAWSTHPLWGIPILAAVLYAAYEFVGVLGAGTLVDFLENTVFAEYLVPWVTAAVRLLAPDGRFESFLVGPPGPDPQLHDGILIGKYGVVSMGLSYGIAIVLPIVTTFFIAFSILEDSGYLPRLAVMLNKVFKRMGLNGKAVLPMVLGLGCDTMATMTARIMETRKERVIVTLLLALGVPCSAQMAVIFAMTSKLPVAATVWFGATVVLVLFLVGWLAAKVLPGRGSDFMLELPPLRVPQAGNIAVKTLARIEWYLREALPLFVVGTLILYVLDRFGGLGFLERAAAPLVVGVLNLPKEAAAAFILGFLRRDYAAAGLFLHYQPFMEAGGLTRSMQIEIVVALVTITLFIPCIANFFMILKERGWKTGVAMMGFIVPFAFGVGAVVNQLMRWLY; from the coding sequence TTGACCCCTCCCGCTCCCGCCTCCGCCTCCGCGCGCGCGGGCGACCTCGAACGCAAGCAAGTCGTCGCGGCGAGCCGCGCGATCATCCTGGTCGGCAACCCCAACGTCGGGAAGAGCGCGCTCTTCGGCGCGCTCACGGGCAAGTACGTCACGGTCTCCAACTACCCGGGCACCACCGTCGAGGTGACGCGCGGCTCCGCCACGATCGAGGGCCGCCCCTGGCACGTGATGGACACGCCCGGGACGAACAACCTCATCCCGATGTCGGAGGACGAGCAGGTCACGCGCGACATCCTGCTCACCGAGCGCGGCTACGCGGCCGTCCAGGTCTGCGACGCGAAGAACCTGCGCCGAGGCCTGCTGCTGGCGACGCAGCTCGCCGAGGCGGAGATCCCTTTCACGCTCGCGCTCAACATGGCGGACGAGGCGGCGAGCCGCGGGTTCCGCATCGACGTCGAGCGGCTCTCCCGCGAGCTCGGCGTCGACGTGGTCCCGACCGTCGCCGTGCAGCGGCAGGGGCTGGCGGCGCTGCAGCAGCGCATCGACGCCGGCGGGCGCGCCTCGCCGTTCAGGCCTCGCTACGACGCGGCGATCGAGGGCGCCCTCGCGGAGCTCGCGCCGCTCATGCCCAAAGGCGGCATGGGCCCGCGCGCGCTCGCGGTGATGGCGCTCGTGGGCGACGAGTCGCTCCGCCCGCACCTCGTGGCGCACGTGTCCGAGGCGGACCTCTCGCGGATCGACGCCGTCCGCCGATCGGTCGCGGCGCGCTACCCCGAGTCGCTCCGCTTCGTGGTCGCGCGCCAGCGGCTCGCGGCGGCGGACCGGCTGCACGACGCCGTGGTGACCCGCGGCGGGGCCTCCGCCTCGAGCGGCTTCGCCCGCAAGCTCGGCGCCTGGTCCACCCACCCGCTGTGGGGCATCCCCATCCTCGCCGCGGTCCTCTACGCCGCGTACGAGTTCGTCGGCGTGCTCGGCGCGGGCACGCTCGTCGACTTCCTCGAGAACACGGTCTTCGCGGAGTACCTCGTGCCGTGGGTCACGGCCGCGGTGCGGCTCCTCGCGCCGGACGGGCGGTTCGAGAGCTTCCTCGTCGGCCCGCCCGGGCCCGACCCTCAGCTTCACGACGGGATCCTCATCGGGAAGTACGGGGTCGTCTCGATGGGACTCTCCTACGGCATCGCGATCGTGCTGCCGATCGTGACGACCTTCTTCATCGCGTTCAGCATCCTCGAGGACTCCGGCTACCTGCCGCGCCTGGCCGTCATGCTGAACAAGGTCTTCAAGCGGATGGGGCTGAACGGCAAGGCGGTCCTCCCCATGGTGCTCGGGCTCGGCTGCGACACCATGGCGACCATGACCGCGCGCATCATGGAGACGAGGAAGGAGCGCGTCATCGTGACGCTCCTGCTCGCGCTCGGCGTGCCGTGCAGCGCGCAGATGGCGGTCATCTTCGCGATGACCTCCAAGCTCCCGGTCGCTGCGACCGTCTGGTTCGGCGCGACGGTCGTGCTGGTGCTGTTCCTCGTCGGCTGGCTCGCCGCGAAGGTGCTGCCCGGCCGCGGCTCGGACTTCATGCTGGAGCTTCCCCCGCTGCGCGTGCCGCAGGCCGGCAACATCGCGGTGAAGACCCTCGCCCGGATCGAGTGGTACCTCCGCGAGGCGCTGCCCCTCTTCGTGGTGGGCACGCTCATCCTCTACGTGCTCGATCGCTTCGGTGGCCTGGGGTTCCTCGAGCGCGCGGCGGCGCCGCTCGTGGTGGGGGTGCTGAACCTGCCCAAGGAGGCGGCGGCCGCGTTCATCCTCGGCTTCCTGCGGCGCGACTACGCGGCCGCGGGGCTCTTCCTGCACTACCAGCCGTTCATGGAGGCGGGCGGCCTCACGCGCTCGATGCAGATCGAGATCGTGGTGGCGCTCGTCACGATCACCCTGTTCATCCCCTGCATCGCGAACTTCTTCATGATCCTGAAGGAGCGCGGCTGGAAGACCGGGGTGGCGATGATGGGATTCATCGTGCCGTTCGCGTTCGGCGTCGGGGCGGTGGTGAACCAGCTCATGCGGTGGCTGTACTAG
- a CDS encoding Fur family transcriptional regulator, producing the protein MNQADHDLRGSKPRDAARGHQHRPLDAGAATAALTAYIEAKGLKHSRQRERIVRTFFGLSGHVTVEELVTRARRDDPRVSVATVYRTMKLLVECGLASARQFGEGQTRYEPSAGRAHHDHLICVGCGDIVEFANEKIESLQEIVARRHGFEVESHKLELYGRCARCRKGARGEEQP; encoded by the coding sequence ATGAACCAGGCCGACCACGACCTCCGGGGCAGCAAGCCGCGCGACGCCGCGCGCGGGCACCAGCACCGTCCGCTCGACGCCGGCGCCGCGACGGCGGCGCTCACCGCGTACATCGAGGCGAAGGGCCTGAAGCACTCGCGCCAGCGCGAGCGGATCGTGCGGACCTTCTTCGGCCTCTCGGGGCACGTCACCGTGGAAGAGCTGGTGACGAGGGCCCGGCGCGACGACCCGCGCGTGAGCGTGGCGACCGTCTACCGGACCATGAAGCTGCTCGTCGAGTGCGGCCTCGCGTCGGCGAGGCAGTTCGGCGAGGGCCAGACCCGCTACGAGCCGTCCGCCGGTCGCGCGCACCACGACCACCTCATCTGCGTGGGGTGCGGCGACATCGTCGAGTTCGCGAACGAGAAGATCGAGTCGCTGCAGGAGATCGTGGCGCGCCGCCACGGCTTCGAGGTGGAGAGCCACAAGCTCGAGCTGTACGGCCGCTGCGCGAGGTGCCGGAAGGGCGCTCGCGGCGAGGAGCAGCCTTGA
- a CDS encoding M48 family metallopeptidase, with translation MYNLLISLGIGLAIGAAIALGTEFGWAAAVFPALLAATIAYFLLARRTWKQLEAVFEGMQADVRAQKLDKAVQTLQGGFRLAPWQFLVAAQLHSNIGILLFIRQDLDAALPHLEKSFSRNWIARGMLGVARYKRRDLDGMKRVFEDAVKTNKKEGVLWSAYAWILEELNRHADAIAVLGRAVQANPSDEKLKGSLQLLQNGKKLKLGKVYGEQWFQFMLERPPPQFVGGPGFRGGKRAIYGRG, from the coding sequence ATGTACAACCTCCTCATCAGCCTGGGGATCGGGCTCGCAATCGGGGCCGCGATCGCGCTCGGGACCGAGTTCGGCTGGGCCGCCGCCGTCTTTCCCGCCCTGCTCGCCGCGACGATCGCCTACTTCCTCCTGGCGCGCCGGACCTGGAAGCAGCTCGAGGCGGTGTTCGAGGGGATGCAGGCGGACGTTCGAGCGCAGAAGCTCGACAAGGCGGTGCAGACCCTCCAGGGCGGCTTCAGGCTCGCCCCCTGGCAGTTCCTCGTCGCGGCCCAGCTCCACTCGAACATCGGGATCCTCCTGTTCATCCGTCAGGATCTGGACGCCGCCCTCCCCCACCTCGAGAAGAGCTTCTCGCGCAACTGGATTGCCCGCGGGATGCTGGGCGTCGCCCGTTACAAGCGGCGCGACCTCGACGGCATGAAGCGCGTGTTCGAGGACGCGGTGAAGACGAACAAGAAGGAGGGCGTGCTCTGGTCGGCGTACGCCTGGATCCTCGAGGAGCTGAACCGCCACGCGGACGCCATCGCCGTGCTCGGTCGCGCGGTGCAGGCGAACCCGTCGGACGAGAAGCTGAAGGGCTCGCTCCAGCTCCTGCAGAACGGCAAGAAGCTCAAGCTCGGCAAGGTCTACGGCGAGCAGTGGTTCCAGTTCATGCTGGAGCGCCCGCCCCCGCAGTTCGTCGGCGGGCCTGGCTTTCGCGGCGGCAAGCGCGCCATCTACGGCCGCGGCTAG
- the uxx1 gene encoding UXX-star selenoprotein family 1, which translates to MSRGVEIYGKHGUPYTNAAREDLGARGVEFTYHDVKADPAAMKRFLALSGGERRVPLVVDDQGRVSIGFGGS; encoded by the coding sequence ATGTCCCGAGGCGTCGAGATCTACGGCAAGCACGGCTGACCCTACACCAACGCCGCCCGTGAGGATCTCGGCGCCCGAGGTGTGGAGTTCACCTACCACGACGTGAAGGCCGACCCCGCGGCCATGAAGCGCTTCCTGGCGCTCTCCGGCGGGGAGCGGCGCGTGCCCCTCGTCGTGGACGATCAGGGCCGCGTCTCGATCGGCTTCGGCGGATCGTGA
- a CDS encoding diguanylate cyclase gives MPGTTPYPPRPPDVADTARDPLAPLLAAIDAASTLPPEERTRRLREALPTGLADLADANRRLRETTHRRDALLASAAAELRAAADLLAADPAEAEARRGDISRLRRVAEDLDRTLRTTPDAPAKRRSRPTGTRPRLLVVDDEADAREVLTEVLEPEYEVMLAEDGEAAVDLAREEHPDVVLMDLFMPRLDGLQALERLRSDASTSDIPVIFVSGHGDDAVKVRSLDLGAVDYLQKPFSERELRARVERTLRLVRSHVALRELAQTDALTGLANLRAFRARVEEEVKRARRYHTPLTCVMADMDQLKPINDELGHAAGDRAIAAVAAVIREELRETDFGARYGGDEFVILLPHTAAEEGRVFAERVCARLRELELEIGGRRIHVGASFGVACLCDDLREDAAEALVGAADTALYAAKREGRGRVASTELPEPPRLPPDVGTGAAQSAPAH, from the coding sequence ATGCCCGGGACGACGCCATATCCTCCGCGACCCCCCGACGTCGCGGACACCGCGCGAGACCCGCTCGCGCCGCTGCTCGCGGCGATCGATGCGGCCTCGACGCTGCCGCCCGAGGAGCGCACGCGCCGGCTCCGGGAGGCGCTGCCGACCGGGCTGGCCGACCTGGCCGACGCGAACCGCCGGCTGCGCGAGACCACCCACCGTCGCGACGCGCTGCTCGCCTCGGCGGCGGCCGAGCTCCGCGCGGCCGCGGACCTGCTCGCCGCCGACCCGGCCGAGGCCGAGGCGCGCCGAGGAGACATCTCGCGGCTGCGGCGCGTCGCCGAGGATCTGGACCGCACCCTGCGAACGACGCCCGACGCCCCCGCCAAGCGCCGCTCCCGCCCGACCGGCACGCGGCCGCGCCTCCTGGTCGTCGACGACGAGGCGGACGCACGCGAGGTGCTCACCGAGGTCCTCGAGCCCGAGTACGAGGTCATGCTCGCCGAGGACGGCGAGGCGGCCGTCGACCTCGCGCGCGAGGAGCACCCCGACGTCGTGCTGATGGACCTGTTCATGCCGCGGCTGGACGGGCTCCAGGCGCTCGAGCGGCTCCGCTCCGATGCCTCCACGAGCGACATCCCGGTCATCTTCGTGTCCGGCCACGGGGACGACGCGGTGAAGGTGCGCAGCCTCGATCTCGGCGCGGTGGATTATCTACAGAAGCCCTTCTCCGAGCGCGAGCTGCGCGCGCGCGTGGAGCGGACGTTGCGGCTCGTCAGGAGCCACGTCGCCCTCCGGGAGCTCGCCCAGACCGACGCGCTCACCGGCCTCGCGAACCTGCGCGCCTTCCGCGCGCGGGTGGAGGAGGAGGTGAAGCGCGCTCGCCGCTACCACACGCCGCTCACCTGCGTGATGGCGGACATGGACCAGCTGAAGCCGATCAACGACGAGCTCGGTCACGCCGCCGGCGATCGCGCCATCGCGGCGGTGGCGGCCGTGATCCGCGAGGAGCTCCGCGAGACGGACTTCGGCGCCCGCTACGGCGGCGACGAGTTCGTGATCCTCCTGCCGCACACCGCCGCCGAGGAGGGGCGCGTGTTCGCCGAGCGCGTCTGCGCGCGGCTGCGCGAGCTCGAGCTCGAGATCGGCGGTCGACGCATCCACGTGGGCGCGTCCTTCGGGGTCGCCTGCCTCTGCGACGATCTGCGCGAGGACGCGGCCGAGGCCCTGGTCGGCGCGGCGGACACCGCGCTCTACGCCGCCAAGCGAGAGGGGCGCGGGCGGGTGGCGTCGACCGAGCTGCCCGAGCCCCCCCGGCTGCCGCCGGACGTCGGCACCGGCGCGGCGCAGTCCGCGCCCGCGCACTGA
- a CDS encoding sigma-54 dependent transcriptional regulator, with protein sequence MKYRVLIVDDEADSRDALAELTQRWGYDVQTASDGTEALRRAIEGHPDVILTDLVMPNMDGLWLLRALRAELPECPVVLLTGRGTIQTAVQAIKEGAYDFIEKPLEVPRLRLVLERALEKKETMREVQLLRRRLAALAPGTDMIGSGPAMARVFELVKKVAPSNASVVIDGESGTGKEVVARAIHNLSPRKEKPFVAVNCGAIPATLIESELFGYERGAFTGADQRRLGNFELAHNGTLFLDEIGELPLELQAKFLRVLEERRFRRLGGRSEVEVDVRVICATNRDLKEEIRKGRFREDLFFRLHVFTIQLPPLKERREDVPLLVHHFIEKFNGETGKHVQGVSPGALGILQGYAWPGNIRELRNTVERAMILVDGEVIGEEHLPPDMQASRPEAATLRVPLGIPLDKVEKEYILASLQKNGGNKARTAEILGISEKTLYNKLNRYAAEARTRAGETEGELPASGAKA encoded by the coding sequence ATGAAATACCGCGTCCTCATCGTCGACGACGAGGCCGACAGCCGCGACGCGCTCGCGGAGCTGACGCAGCGTTGGGGCTACGACGTCCAGACCGCGAGCGACGGCACCGAGGCGCTCCGGCGGGCGATCGAGGGACACCCCGACGTGATCCTCACCGATCTCGTCATGCCCAACATGGACGGCCTCTGGCTGCTGCGCGCGCTCCGCGCCGAGCTGCCGGAGTGCCCCGTCGTGCTCCTCACCGGCCGCGGCACCATCCAGACGGCGGTCCAGGCCATCAAGGAGGGCGCGTACGACTTCATCGAGAAGCCGCTCGAGGTGCCGCGCCTGCGGCTGGTGCTCGAACGCGCGCTCGAGAAGAAGGAGACGATGCGCGAGGTGCAGCTGCTCCGGCGGCGCCTCGCCGCGCTGGCGCCCGGCACCGACATGATCGGCTCGGGGCCCGCGATGGCGCGGGTCTTCGAGCTCGTGAAGAAGGTCGCGCCCTCGAACGCGAGCGTGGTCATCGACGGCGAGAGCGGGACGGGCAAGGAGGTGGTCGCGCGCGCGATCCACAACCTGTCGCCTCGCAAGGAGAAGCCCTTCGTCGCGGTGAACTGCGGCGCGATCCCCGCGACGCTCATCGAGTCGGAGCTGTTCGGCTACGAGCGGGGCGCGTTCACGGGCGCGGACCAGCGGCGGCTCGGCAACTTCGAGCTGGCGCACAACGGCACGCTGTTCCTCGACGAGATCGGGGAGCTGCCGCTGGAGCTGCAGGCGAAGTTCCTCCGCGTCCTCGAGGAGCGGCGATTCCGCCGGCTGGGCGGCCGCTCCGAGGTCGAGGTGGACGTGCGCGTGATCTGCGCGACGAACCGCGATCTCAAGGAGGAGATCCGGAAGGGCCGGTTCCGCGAGGATCTCTTCTTCCGCCTCCACGTCTTCACGATCCAGCTCCCGCCCCTGAAGGAGCGGCGGGAGGACGTGCCGCTCCTCGTGCACCACTTCATCGAGAAGTTCAACGGAGAGACCGGCAAGCACGTGCAAGGGGTGTCGCCCGGCGCGCTCGGGATCCTGCAGGGCTACGCCTGGCCCGGGAACATCCGCGAGCTCCGCAACACCGTGGAGCGCGCCATGATCCTGGTCGACGGCGAGGTCATCGGCGAGGAGCACCTCCCGCCCGACATGCAGGCCTCCCGGCCCGAGGCGGCGACGCTGCGGGTGCCGCTGGGGATCCCGCTCGACAAGGTCGAGAAGGAGTACATCCTCGCGTCGCTCCAGAAGAACGGCGGGAACAAGGCGCGGACCGCGGAGATCCTCGGCATCAGCGAGAAGACGCTCTACAACAAGCTGAACAGGTACGCCGCCGAGGCTCGCACGCGCGCCGGAGAGACGGAAGGCGAGCTCCCGGCGAGCGGCGCCAAGGCCTGA
- a CDS encoding HAMP domain-containing sensor histidine kinase encodes MHPFARGAAFVDRSGAVLAADPGFLAQLGLEPGGDLTGAVRARAEGAPELRALLAGEGPEVARVPGLNGEVVELQRVPSGEGVLLLARAPSDSECLEHSMRSQGLTRLAAGVAHDIKNPLNAMALQLALLADKLSSAGDAGAASATHLGALRDQIGRVNEVVRRFLDVTDPSAPLGYTDVGALAADTASLFGHDARRRRIELHVDAASGAARTRCDPGRVSRLVLGLVSRALVETPEGGRMSLRVEPDGGNLRVTIEHALGDPDPELAYYTEVAADGAEALGGGLTIAREGALERLVLYLPRNDRE; translated from the coding sequence ATGCACCCATTCGCGAGAGGCGCTGCATTCGTCGACCGCTCAGGAGCGGTCCTCGCCGCCGATCCGGGCTTCCTGGCGCAGCTCGGGCTCGAGCCCGGCGGCGACCTGACCGGAGCGGTCCGTGCACGGGCGGAGGGTGCGCCCGAGCTGCGCGCGCTCCTCGCGGGAGAGGGACCGGAGGTCGCGCGGGTTCCCGGGCTCAACGGCGAGGTGGTCGAGCTCCAGCGCGTCCCGAGCGGGGAGGGGGTGCTGCTCCTGGCCCGCGCCCCGAGCGACTCCGAGTGCCTCGAGCACTCCATGCGTTCCCAGGGGCTCACCCGCCTCGCCGCGGGCGTCGCCCACGACATCAAGAACCCGCTGAACGCGATGGCGCTCCAGCTGGCGTTGCTCGCGGACAAGCTCTCCTCGGCCGGCGACGCCGGCGCCGCCTCGGCGACGCACCTGGGCGCGCTCCGCGATCAGATCGGGCGGGTGAACGAGGTCGTGCGCCGCTTCCTCGACGTCACGGATCCGTCCGCGCCGCTCGGCTACACGGATGTCGGCGCGCTCGCGGCGGACACGGCGAGCCTGTTCGGCCACGACGCCCGCCGCCGCCGCATCGAGCTGCACGTCGACGCCGCCTCCGGCGCGGCGCGCACGCGCTGCGATCCGGGCCGGGTGTCGCGGCTCGTCCTCGGGCTCGTGTCGCGCGCGCTCGTGGAGACGCCGGAGGGTGGCCGCATGTCCCTGCGCGTGGAGCCGGACGGGGGAAACCTCCGCGTCACGATCGAGCACGCGCTGGGAGATCCGGACCCGGAGCTCGCCTATTACACGGAGGTCGCCGCCGACGGCGCTGAGGCGCTCGGCGGCGGCCTGACGATCGCCCGCGAGGGCGCGCTCGAGCGTCTCGTCCTGTATCTGCCGAGGAACGATCGCGAATGA
- a CDS encoding CapA family protein, whose product MAQATLGAVGDVLMHDAVKQSAATHGRGSADAGYSWLYAPLADLLAAPDVTFANLETPIAPGTTQGTRPFVFNAPPEAVTALQRAGVDLVSFANNHVFDQGRSGFEETIRRLDGLGMRYVGAGPSGRAAGPVTVEAGGLRIAFLGYAHFFNQDGNACPTTKPCLQASQLDRKAAVEDVRRAAASADAVVVSLHWGDEYVTQPRPADVELAHQLADAGALVVLGHHPHVLQPVELYRRADGRTALIAYSLGNFVSNQSRLYVPGVTPAAVAATRDGALLRVTLARRDYGRGVVRVELGGADFLPLWTENDTAELDRRAEPRRRPAIRVVSVDRALAQVRAELAAFPDPVPAERAEAWVRLRRREQLLSDRRAAVAQVLGEDLLRTLGPAELSPAVAESPAGGPAPLPAAIP is encoded by the coding sequence GTGGCGCAGGCGACCCTGGGCGCGGTCGGCGACGTCCTCATGCACGACGCGGTGAAGCAGAGCGCCGCCACCCACGGACGCGGCTCCGCGGACGCGGGCTACTCATGGCTCTACGCGCCCCTCGCGGACCTCCTCGCGGCCCCGGACGTCACCTTCGCCAACCTCGAGACCCCGATCGCGCCGGGCACGACCCAGGGGACGCGCCCGTTCGTCTTCAACGCCCCGCCCGAAGCCGTCACCGCCCTGCAGCGGGCGGGGGTGGACCTCGTGTCGTTCGCGAACAACCACGTCTTCGATCAGGGGCGCTCCGGGTTCGAGGAGACGATCCGCCGGCTCGACGGGCTGGGGATGCGCTACGTCGGAGCGGGTCCGTCCGGACGCGCGGCGGGCCCGGTCACGGTGGAGGCCGGAGGCCTGAGGATCGCGTTCCTCGGCTACGCCCACTTCTTCAACCAGGACGGGAACGCCTGCCCCACCACGAAGCCGTGCCTCCAGGCGTCTCAGCTCGACCGAAAGGCCGCCGTGGAGGACGTCCGCAGGGCGGCGGCCTCCGCGGACGCGGTCGTGGTCTCGCTGCACTGGGGCGACGAGTACGTGACGCAGCCTCGCCCCGCGGACGTCGAGCTCGCGCACCAGCTGGCCGACGCGGGTGCGCTCGTCGTGCTCGGCCACCACCCGCACGTGCTGCAGCCGGTCGAGCTGTACCGGCGCGCGGACGGGCGCACGGCGCTGATCGCGTACTCTCTCGGGAACTTCGTCTCGAACCAGTCGCGCCTCTACGTGCCGGGGGTGACCCCCGCGGCGGTCGCCGCGACGCGCGACGGCGCGCTGCTGCGCGTGACGCTCGCCCGCCGCGATTACGGACGCGGCGTCGTGCGCGTCGAGCTCGGAGGAGCGGACTTCCTGCCGCTCTGGACGGAGAACGACACGGCCGAGCTCGATCGCCGCGCGGAGCCTCGGCGCCGCCCCGCGATCCGCGTCGTCAGCGTCGATCGCGCCCTCGCGCAGGTGCGCGCCGAGCTGGCGGCCTTCCCCGATCCCGTCCCGGCCGAGCGGGCGGAGGCGTGGGTGCGCCTGCGTCGCCGCGAGCAGCTCCTCTCGGACCGCCGCGCGGCCGTGGCGCAGGTGCTCGGCGAGGACCTGCTCAGGACGCTCGGGCCGGCGGAGCTCTCCCCGGCTGTGGCAGAGTCTCCGGCGGGCGGCCCCGCGCCCTTGCCCGCGGCTATCCCTTGA
- a CDS encoding cytidine/deoxycytidylate deaminase family protein, which yields MDNRVSWDEYFMNVARVVASRATCDRKHVGAVLVRDKTILSTGYNGSIRGLPHCSEAGHMMEDGHCVATVHAEANAIIQAAKNGVAIDGATIYTTASPCWPCFKLIGNAGCRRIVFGEFYRDERIFEYAQRLGIELVELKVPERPDVLPADTGHARTVSAGVKG from the coding sequence ATGGACAATCGCGTCAGCTGGGACGAGTACTTCATGAACGTGGCGCGCGTCGTCGCGTCCCGCGCCACCTGCGATCGCAAGCACGTCGGCGCCGTGCTCGTGCGCGACAAGACGATCCTCTCGACCGGATACAACGGCTCGATCCGAGGCCTCCCGCACTGCAGCGAGGCGGGGCACATGATGGAGGACGGCCACTGCGTGGCGACGGTTCACGCCGAGGCGAACGCGATCATCCAGGCCGCCAAGAACGGCGTCGCGATCGACGGCGCCACGATCTACACGACCGCGTCCCCGTGCTGGCCGTGCTTCAAGCTCATCGGCAACGCCGGGTGCCGGCGGATCGTCTTCGGCGAGTTCTACCGCGACGAGCGGATCTTCGAGTACGCCCAGCGCCTCGGGATCGAGCTCGTCGAGCTGAAGGTCCCGGAGCGCCCCGACGTGCTCCCGGCCGACACCGGTCACGCGAGGACGGTCAGCGCAGGGGTCAAGGGATAG
- a CDS encoding S1C family serine protease yields MLKTRLLSSLGGAAAVAGLFFAASPLLGLSPAERATNPRADTVHKVFPSAVRIQISAAGEVVRSASGIAFARSGERTYVLTNAHVVANKRTWKDPVRVEVLPSEGQGRVLAKVVATGALPDTDIAVLEVQGSLPVTPLGPDDELELGDDLVVIGAPFGKGLSVAAGIVSQVEYEFLENAAAPRRAKSLKTDAAIGYGSSGGGVFDVPRGRLIGLVEGYRTARVEFGKDANQYAFDVPMPGETFVAPAAKIRRFLADKGFAHLADGRPDEVAAREKDLSQGELASKQGEVAARAQPVALPAAPAGM; encoded by the coding sequence GTGCTCAAGACCCGACTCCTGTCGAGCCTCGGCGGGGCCGCCGCCGTCGCCGGCCTCTTCTTCGCCGCCTCTCCGCTGCTCGGGCTGTCGCCCGCCGAGCGCGCCACCAATCCGCGCGCGGACACGGTCCACAAGGTGTTCCCGAGCGCGGTGCGCATCCAGATCTCCGCGGCGGGCGAGGTGGTCCGCAGCGCCTCCGGCATCGCCTTCGCGCGGAGCGGCGAGCGGACGTACGTCCTGACGAACGCCCACGTCGTCGCGAACAAGCGGACCTGGAAGGACCCGGTGCGCGTCGAGGTGCTGCCCAGCGAGGGCCAGGGCCGGGTCCTCGCGAAGGTGGTCGCGACGGGTGCCCTGCCGGACACCGACATCGCCGTGCTGGAGGTGCAGGGCTCGCTCCCCGTGACGCCGCTCGGGCCCGACGACGAGCTGGAGCTCGGCGACGACCTCGTCGTGATCGGCGCGCCGTTCGGGAAGGGGCTCTCCGTCGCGGCGGGGATCGTCTCGCAGGTGGAGTACGAGTTCCTCGAGAACGCAGCGGCGCCGCGGCGCGCCAAGTCGCTCAAGACGGACGCCGCCATCGGCTACGGCAGCTCCGGGGGCGGCGTGTTCGACGTGCCGCGCGGCCGGCTCATCGGCCTGGTCGAGGGCTATCGCACCGCGCGCGTCGAGTTCGGCAAGGACGCGAACCAGTACGCGTTCGACGTGCCCATGCCGGGCGAGACGTTCGTCGCCCCGGCCGCGAAGATCCGGCGCTTCCTCGCGGACAAGGGGTTCGCGCATCTCGCCGATGGCCGTCCGGACGAGGTCGCCGCGCGCGAGAAGGACCTTTCGCAGGGAGAGCTCGCCTCGAAGCAGGGCGAGGTGGCCGCGCGCGCTCAACCGGTCGCGCTGCCGGCCGCGCCCGCGGGCATGTAG